The DNA region TCACCAAGCCCAAAGCGGACGGCGGTTATGAGCTGGCATATACTCCCGAATGGGAAACGCACATCTACCTGACAGGTTTGCGCGATTTCGATCTCTGGCGCGGACTTCCGAATCTCGATGTGCCCACGCTCATCATCCGCGGCGCCGAAACAGACACATTCCTGCCGAATGCGGAACGGCTTGTAAAAAAGAAGAACCCGCACATACGAGTGCACACCATGCAAAATGCCACACACATCCTGCCATTGGAATATCCGCGGGAAGTGGCGGAAATTATTGATAAATTCTTGACCGAAGACAGTGGACGGTAGACCGATTGCCACCGTCCGCTGTCAATCGTCCACTGTCAAATCAGGAGAACACCATGCCCGAACTCAAATACTCTTCCGCCGAATTGATGATCATCAACGCCGCACGCCTTTTGCGTGACGGCGATACGGTCTTCGTCGGCGTCGGTCAGCCCAACCTCGCCTGCAACCTTGCCAAACGGACGCACGCTCCCAACCTCGTCATGATCTACGAAGCGGGCGTCATCGGCGCGGAGCCTGCCCGCCTGCCGCTCTCCATCGGCGACCCCACCCTCGTCAGCGGCGCGCTTTCAGTGGTCAGCATGTACGATATCTTCGCCAACTATCTCCAACGCGGCAATGTGGATGTGGGCTTCATGGGCGGCGCGCAGATTGACAAATATGGCAATATCAACGCCACCGTCATCGGTGACTACGCGCAACCTAAGGTCCGTCTGCCCGGTTCGGGCGGCTCGCAGGAAATCGCAGCGTGGGCGAACCGTTGTTACATCATGACGCCCCATCAGAAACGCCGCTTCCCGGAAAAAGTGGAATTCATGACCTCCGCCGGATTTATCGGAGGGAAGGATGACCGCAAAAATGCCGGTCTGCGCGGCGGCGGGATGCTCGCCGTCGTCACCGACATCGGCATTCTCGAACCCGACGAGAACGGTGAAATGACCTTAACCGCCCTGCATCCCGGAAAAACCGCCGAAGACGCCAAAGCCAACACCGGCTGGGATCTGAAAGTCGCGGCACAACTGAAAACGACCGAGCCGGTCACTAAAAAAGAACTGAGAATCCTGCGTGAAGAACTCGACCCGACCGGTATTTATCTCAAAGGCGCGGCATAGCGCAAAAATCACACCAAACTACCATTTACGCGCATCGGGAAAAGGGATATATCTGTATTCATGAGAACCTCTCCCGTTCGCCACATCCTATTTGACCTGGGCGGAACGCTCATGTACGCCCGCGGCGATTGGGAGCCGATCCACGAGCGCGCAGATCAGGCGCTGGTCGATTCGCTGCGCACGCACGATATTCACATCGAGCCGCGGCATTTCCGCGCGCGCCTGCACCAATACTACGAACAACGCGAAAAGGATTTTCAGGAAACCACCTATCATTTCGTCCTGCGCGAATTGCTCACAGAGTTGGGTCATGCCGAGGTCGCAGAATCAGTCCTCAGGTCCGCGTTGGATGCGATGTACTCCGTCACTCAAAGCAACTGGCAGCTTGAAGCGGATGCGGTCGAGACTCTCAAGACCTTGAAATCCAATCAATATCGGCTTGGTATTTTTTCCAACGCGGGCGATGACAAGGACGTGCAGCAGCTCATTGAAAATTTCGGCATCCGCGATCACTTCGATTTCGTGCTGACATCCGCCGCGTGCTTTTACCGCAAGCCGCATGAACGCGCATTCGAGATCTCGCTCGCACAGTGGAACATCACGCCGCAGGAAGCCGCGATGGTCGGTGACAGCCTTGAAGCGGATATCATCGGGGCGAAGCAGGTCGGGATGACCGCGATCTGGATCACGCGCCGCGCAAGTTTTACGGACGAGGAAATGCGCCGCATCAAACCGGACTTCAGCCTGCGCAAACTCTCCGAGCTTTCTCCCACCCTCGATATGCTCTCCCTATCCCGCCGCTGACAGCATTCGGATACAATCTCGCGTCATGTCTCAAAACCGAATCCTTCCATATGCCGCGCTTGCGGTGGGCATCAGCGCGCTAAGTCTCTCCGCCATGTTCGTGCGCTGGGCGGACGCACCCGGCGCCATGACAGGCTTCTATCGTCTGCTCATTTCCACAATTTTGATGTTCCCCTTGTTCGTCAGGCAGCAAAGCCGCCGCGAAAAAATCGATCGGAAATTCTTGCTCTTTCCGATCATCGGCGGCGTGTTCACAGCTTTGGATTTCACGCTCTGGAACACATCCGTACAGTACACAACGGCGGCGAACGCGACCTTACTGGGAAATACATCCCCGCTATGGGTTGCGCTGATCGCCCTGTTCCTGTTCCGCGAAAGACTGCGCGGAAGTTTCTGGATCGGTTTGGCGCTGGCATTGACCGGCGCAATGCTGGTCGTTGGCAGTAATTTTCTGCAAACCCCCACGCTTGGTTTCGGCGACCTGCTGGCAAGCACCGCAGCGATCTTTTACGCGCTCTACCAGCTCACAACCCAGCGCGGACGCAAACACATCGATCCGTTCCGCTACACATGGCTGGTGGGAGTCAGCGCCACAGTTTGTATGTTCGTCATCAATTTCGTATGGGGAAACTCCTTCACAGGGTACTCCGCGCAGACCTGGCTGGTATTCCTCGCCACCGCCGTTGTCTCGCAAATGATCGGCTATCTCTCCATCTCCTATGCGTTGGGACATCTGCCGGCATCCGTTGTCGCACCGACATTGATCGGTCAACCGATTCTGACCGCCATCCTTGCCATTCCCCTGCTCGGTGAAATCCCTGCGCCAGTCCAGTGGCTGGGCGGAGCGGTGGCGCTGGCGGGAATTTATATCGTCAACCAGTCACATGTTAAATTGACCAAGGAAACGCCGAACGCATAAAAATCAGGTAAGATTGTCAGGTGCAATGCCTCTGGCATGTATCGCAAATCGCTGGAGGGTTACATCAAAACAAGAGGAGAGATACCAATGGAAATCAAAGTTACCGCCGAATTTGGGAAAGTCCCGGTCACCGTCGTGCATGTGGATGGAAATATCGACTCTTCAACCTATCAGGCTTTTCAAGATAAAGTGACGGGTCTGATCAACGACGGCGCACAGGATGTTCTCGTGGACCTTAGCCACACGCCCCTTGTCAGCAGCGCAGGATTGCGCGCCATTCATGATATCTTCAATCAACTCCGCGCGGCTAACAATGAAATTGACGATGAAGCAATGCGCCAGGGCATCAGCGCGGGGACGTACAAATCAAAGCACCTGAAACTGCTCAACCTTTCCCCTGCCACAAAGGTTGCATTCGAAACCGCCGGGTTCGACATGTACATCGAGACCTTCACCGACCTGTCAACCGCCGTCGCTTCCTTCTGACCTTCAAGCAATCGCACAACAGGTGCCTTGAGTGCACCTGTTGTATCTCCCCGCAAACCCGCATGGTAGAATCACTGCATGTCCGATCTCTTCGACCACGCCATGCAGGAACGTATGAAAAGCGAAGCGCCGCTCGCGGCACGAATGCGTCCGCGCACACTGGATGAATATATCGGGCAGGAGCATATCGTCGGGGAAGGCAAACTCCTGCGCCGCGCCATCGAAGCCGACCGGCTTTTCTCTTCCATCATTTTGTGGGGACCGCCCGGCACAGGCAAGACCACCCTTGCGCAAGTCATCGCAAATACCACCAAAAGTCATTTCGTTACCATCTCTGCCATCCTGGCAGGCAAAGCCGACCTGCGGATCGTCATTGACGAAGCGCTCGAACGCCGCCGCCTGCATAACGAAAGAACGATCCTGTTCGTGGATGAAGTCCACCGCTGGAACAAGGCACAGCAGGATGCGCTCCTGCCCCACGTCGAAAACGGCACGTTCACGCTTATCGGCGCGACCACTGAAAACCCATATTTCGAAGTCATCAAGGCGCTGATCTCGCGCTCGCGCGTCTTCCAACTGCGGAATTTGAATCAGGCGGAGACAGGCACCCTGTTGGATCGCGCTCTCGCGGACAAGAAACGCGGCTACGGGAGCAAACGCATCAAACTGGACCTCGATGCCAGATCCCACTTAATTGAAGTTTCCTCCGGCGACGCCCGCAATGCCCTCAACGCCCTCGAACTGGCAGTCGAATCCACCACGCCCGACAATGACGGCGTCATCCATATCACATTAGATGTGGCGCAAGAGTCCATTCAACGCCGTGCCGTCTTGTACGACAAAGATGGCGACGCACATTACGACACCATCTCCGCCTTCATCAAATCCGTGCGCGGAAGCGACCCCGACGCCGCGTTATATTGGCTTGCAAAAATGATCTACGCCGGTGAAGACCCGAAGTTTATCATTCGCCGTCTCATTATTCTGGCTGGTGAGGATATCGGTCTGGCGGACCCGATGGGATTGGTCGTGGCGTCATCCGCCGCGCAGGCATTTGACTACATCGGTCTGCCCGAGGGCATCTACCCCATCGTCGAAGCGACGTTGTATCTCGCCACTGCGCCTAAATCCAATGGCACAAGTGCATATTTCAAAGCGATGAAGAAGATCGAGGAAGAGGGACAGGTCTCCGTGCCGCGCCACCTGATGGACGGCAACCGCGACGCAGCTGCAATGGGACACGGCAAAGATTACGTCTATCCGCATGAGTTCGAGGGGCATTTCACGCCTCAACAATATTTACCAAAGCGCCTGCTCGGCACATACTTTTACTCCCCATCGCAGGAGGGATATGAGGCGCAGGTCACTGCGCGGCTTGACATGTGGAGAGAGGCACAGCGCAAGGCATTGGGGATCACGGAGATCAGAAATGTCCCCGGCATGAGCGAAGAACAAATCCAAGAGATGAAGAGGAAGATCAAATAATGCCTTTATTATTGTTGATCCGACACGGCGAGAATGATTACGTAAAAACAGGGAAAATGGCAGGACGAATTCCCGGCGTGCACCTGAATGAAAGGGGACAAAAGCAGGCACAGGCGTTGGGGGAAGCGCTGCGCAGCATCCCGCTTAAGGCGGTATATGCAAGTCCGCTGGAGCGGGCAATGGAAACCGCGGCTCCGATCGCCGAGTCTCACAAATTGACCATTTATCAGGAGCCCGACTTGATGGATACGCATGTCGGGAAGTGGCAGGGCAGATCATGGAAGGTGCTGCGGCTGATGAAGGCGTGGAAGATCGTGCAGGAAGCGCCGTCGCGGTTCCGTTTTCCCGAAGGCGAATCGTTCCCTGAAACACAATTGCGGATCGTGAACGTGCTGGAGCGGATCGTGCGGAAATACAACAAACCAAAGGACGTTGTGGCAGTCGTCTTCCATGCCGACCCGATCAAGCTGGCAGTGGCGCATTTTCTCGGCATGCCGCTCGATCAATTCCAGCGGCTGGGGTGTGACACCGGCTCGCTCACCGCACTGCATGTCAATGAGATGGGCGCGCATTTGATGAAACTGAACCAGCGTCCGCCGTTCGATTTCCTGCCGGCGAAAAAATAATGGCAAAGCTGAAACTCGACCTGCACGAGATCTACAACCGCGGAGACAAGATCGACGCGGAACTGAACCGCATCGTGGAGGAAGCCATTGACCGGAAGATCGCGCTGGTGGAGATCATCCCCGGCAAAGGCAGCGGACAGCTCAAGAAAAAAGTTTTGCGTTTTTTGAATCAAGGGCACATCAAAAAGTTGTATCACCGTGTGGAGAAGGACGATAAAAACTTCGGGCGGATATTTATTCATTTCAGGTTCTAAATATGAAAATACTCGAAACGAACAGACTACTTCTCCGCCATCTCATCATGGATGACCTGAATGAACTCTTTGCTTTATACAGCGACCCTGAAATCCGGAAATATTTCCCCGAAGGCGTCCTGAATTACGAAGAAACAAAAGAAGAGCTCGAATGGCACATGAACGGGCATCCCCGCCGTCCCGAACTGGGGTTGTGGGCGACCATCCATAAGGAAACGGGGAAATTCATCGGACGCTGCGGACTGCTGCCATGGACGCTTGATGGGCAGGATGAAGTGGAGATCGCTTATTTGCTCGATAAGGCATATTGGAAACAAGGGCTTGCGACAGAAGCCGCGCAAGACATCCTTCAATACGGGTTTGAACAACTAAATCTATCCCGCCTGATCTGTATGATCGATCCCGAGAATATCGCATCCCAGCGGGTTGCCGAAAGAATTGGAATGACCTTCGAGAGAAAAGTGGACGGATATGAAGGGGATAACATTCCTTTTTATATCTATTCCATCGCCCGCAAGGAGTGACAGAAATGAAAGCCATTTACCAGAAAACAAAGACTGTCGACCAGACCGACGACTACCACGGCACATCCGTCGCCGACCCCTACCGCTGGCTGGAGGATGTCGATTCGCCCGAAACGCACGAATGGATCCGCGCGCAAAATGAACTTACTTTCTCCTACCTTGAGAAAATCCCTGTACGCGACCAAATCAACAAACGCCTGACCGAACTGTGGGATTTCGCAAAAGCATGGGCGCCCTACAAATACGGAAACATCTATTTTCAGGAACGCAACAGCGGACTGCAAAACCAGAACGTCCTGTACGTCAGTGAAAGCCTCAGCGCAGAACCCCGCATCCTGCTCGACCCGAACAGCCTCTCGGAAGATG from Anaerolineales bacterium includes:
- a CDS encoding CoA-transferase; the protein is MPELKYSSAELMIINAARLLRDGDTVFVGVGQPNLACNLAKRTHAPNLVMIYEAGVIGAEPARLPLSIGDPTLVSGALSVVSMYDIFANYLQRGNVDVGFMGGAQIDKYGNINATVIGDYAQPKVRLPGSGGSQEIAAWANRCYIMTPHQKRRFPEKVEFMTSAGFIGGKDDRKNAGLRGGGMLAVVTDIGILEPDENGEMTLTALHPGKTAEDAKANTGWDLKVAAQLKTTEPVTKKELRILREELDPTGIYLKGAA
- a CDS encoding HAD family hydrolase; this translates as MRTSPVRHILFDLGGTLMYARGDWEPIHERADQALVDSLRTHDIHIEPRHFRARLHQYYEQREKDFQETTYHFVLRELLTELGHAEVAESVLRSALDAMYSVTQSNWQLEADAVETLKTLKSNQYRLGIFSNAGDDKDVQQLIENFGIRDHFDFVLTSAACFYRKPHERAFEISLAQWNITPQEAAMVGDSLEADIIGAKQVGMTAIWITRRASFTDEEMRRIKPDFSLRKLSELSPTLDMLSLSRR
- a CDS encoding DMT family transporter; the protein is MSQNRILPYAALAVGISALSLSAMFVRWADAPGAMTGFYRLLISTILMFPLFVRQQSRREKIDRKFLLFPIIGGVFTALDFTLWNTSVQYTTAANATLLGNTSPLWVALIALFLFRERLRGSFWIGLALALTGAMLVVGSNFLQTPTLGFGDLLASTAAIFYALYQLTTQRGRKHIDPFRYTWLVGVSATVCMFVINFVWGNSFTGYSAQTWLVFLATAVVSQMIGYLSISYALGHLPASVVAPTLIGQPILTAILAIPLLGEIPAPVQWLGGAVALAGIYIVNQSHVKLTKETPNA
- a CDS encoding STAS domain-containing protein, whose product is MEIKVTAEFGKVPVTVVHVDGNIDSSTYQAFQDKVTGLINDGAQDVLVDLSHTPLVSSAGLRAIHDIFNQLRAANNEIDDEAMRQGISAGTYKSKHLKLLNLSPATKVAFETAGFDMYIETFTDLSTAVASF
- a CDS encoding AAA family ATPase, whose protein sequence is MSDLFDHAMQERMKSEAPLAARMRPRTLDEYIGQEHIVGEGKLLRRAIEADRLFSSIILWGPPGTGKTTLAQVIANTTKSHFVTISAILAGKADLRIVIDEALERRRLHNERTILFVDEVHRWNKAQQDALLPHVENGTFTLIGATTENPYFEVIKALISRSRVFQLRNLNQAETGTLLDRALADKKRGYGSKRIKLDLDARSHLIEVSSGDARNALNALELAVESTTPDNDGVIHITLDVAQESIQRRAVLYDKDGDAHYDTISAFIKSVRGSDPDAALYWLAKMIYAGEDPKFIIRRLIILAGEDIGLADPMGLVVASSAAQAFDYIGLPEGIYPIVEATLYLATAPKSNGTSAYFKAMKKIEEEGQVSVPRHLMDGNRDAAAMGHGKDYVYPHEFEGHFTPQQYLPKRLLGTYFYSPSQEGYEAQVTARLDMWREAQRKALGITEIRNVPGMSEEQIQEMKRKIK
- a CDS encoding histidine phosphatase family protein, yielding MPLLLLIRHGENDYVKTGKMAGRIPGVHLNERGQKQAQALGEALRSIPLKAVYASPLERAMETAAPIAESHKLTIYQEPDLMDTHVGKWQGRSWKVLRLMKAWKIVQEAPSRFRFPEGESFPETQLRIVNVLERIVRKYNKPKDVVAVVFHADPIKLAVAHFLGMPLDQFQRLGCDTGSLTALHVNEMGAHLMKLNQRPPFDFLPAKK
- a CDS encoding Smr/MutS family protein; this translates as MAKLKLDLHEIYNRGDKIDAELNRIVEEAIDRKIALVEIIPGKGSGQLKKKVLRFLNQGHIKKLYHRVEKDDKNFGRIFIHFRF
- a CDS encoding GNAT family N-acetyltransferase, with amino-acid sequence MKILETNRLLLRHLIMDDLNELFALYSDPEIRKYFPEGVLNYEETKEELEWHMNGHPRRPELGLWATIHKETGKFIGRCGLLPWTLDGQDEVEIAYLLDKAYWKQGLATEAAQDILQYGFEQLNLSRLICMIDPENIASQRVAERIGMTFERKVDGYEGDNIPFYIYSIARKE